Proteins encoded in a region of the Xiphophorus couchianus chromosome 11, X_couchianus-1.0, whole genome shotgun sequence genome:
- the nkx1.2lb gene encoding NK1 transcription factor-related protein 1: MNRDRGAASGLGSDGIQAVMGRDRAAAGGPVVDTLQPAMSRDRPGSGDGVQTMVGPESGEMLDAGATAEKRLFSVTGSRDPQAVENHTEPPPVLAPPQQGPTGHRTTSFSVLDILDPNKFTSNRRHTSPPQHVSHHGERELIAYDAENRRAGPGERELSSLEPSKSCYVAEEYQSKDSFVYRSPDEEDYHRSGTPDSEGPDGTYSSEESSSALPSNGDRELGHSDPSRDTKSPNGGPPAQISNGQTNTGQGTKPKRKRSGSDSKSGKPRRARTAFTYEQLVALENKFKSTRYLSVCERLNLALSLSLTETQVKIWFQNRRTKWKKQNPGADTSAPTAGGAGGAGGAGGIAGGGLGSLSPLSPSPPVSGHLAMHAGYAGHHHPPTGSLVQLPFLTASHVLSPFMLGTQSYAAPAFYSTHL; the protein is encoded by the exons ATGAACCGAGACAGAGGCGCGGCATCCGGGCTTGGATCTGACGGGATCCAGGCGGTGATGGGACGGGACAGAGCCGCAGCAGGAGGGCCCGTGGTGGACACGCTCCAGCCCGCAATGAGTCGGGACAGACCGGGGAGCGGGGACGGGGTTCAGACGATGGTGGGCCCAGAGAGCGGGGAGATGTTGGACGCAGGCGCCACCGCGGAAAAGCGGCTCTTCTCGGTGACCGGAAGCAGAGATCCTCAGGCCGTAGAGAACCACACGGAGCCCCCGCCGGTGTTAGCTCCGCCACAACAG GGCCCCACCGGCCACCGTACCACCTCCTTCTCCGTCCTGGACATTCTGGACCCCAACAAGTTCACGAGCAACCGGCGACACACGTCTCCGCCGCAGCACGTGAGCCACCACGGGGAGCGCGAGCTGATCGCTTACGATGCGGAGAACCGGAGAGCAGGGCCCGGGGAGCGCGAGCTCAGCAGCCTGGAGCCTAGCAAGAGTTGCTACGTCGCGGAGGAATACCAGAGCA AGGACAGTTTTGTATACCGAAGTCCAGATGAGGAGGACTACCACCGCTCTGGGACTCCAGACTCTGAGGGTCCGGATGGGACCTACAGCAGCGAGGAGAGCAGCTCTGCTCTGCCTAGCAACGGAGACAGAGAGCTGGGCCACTCTGACCCCAGCAGAGACACAAAGAGCCCCAATGGAGGCCCCCCGGCTCAGATCAGCAATGGTCAGACCAACACAGGGCAGGGCACCAAGCCCAAGAGGAAACGCTCCGGCTCGGACTCCAAGTCGGGGAAGCCCCGCAGGGCCCGGACTGCCTTCACCTACGAGCAGCTGGTGGCGCTGGAAAACAAATTCAAGTCCACACGCTACCTGTCGGTGTGCGAGCGCCTCAACTTGGCTCTGTCCCTGTCCCTCACCGAGACCCAGGTCAAGATCTGGTTCCAAAACCGCCGGACCAAGTGGAAGAAGCAGAACCCTGGGGCTGATACCTCGGCCCCCACGGCGGGGGGAGCCGGAGGAGCAGGGGGGGCAGGTGGGATAGCAGGGGGAGGCCTGGGCAGCCTGAGTCCTCTGAGCCCGTCTCCTCCGGTCAGCGGCCACCTGGCCATGCACGCTGGCTACGCCGGACACCACCACCCCCCCACAGGGAGCCTGGTGCAGCTGCCTTTCCTCACAGCCAGCCATGTCCTGTCTCCATTCATGCTGGGAACTCAGAGCTACGCTGCGCCTGCCTTCTACAGCACACACCTGTAG